CCGGCACGGAACTGTCTGAGCTTTTTGTAAACATAGTGACTGCGACACATGTCAATCTCTTCAAGACCCCGTTTTTTGGCAAAGCAGACATCTTTGACGCCTTTGGCCTTGGCCGTGTTCAGATTGCCTTTGGATGCAAAGCCACCGTCCAGGGCAACTTTCAGCGGGTAGCGTCCGTAAGCCGATTTCTGGCGATCCAGCATCTGTTCAACCAGTGTGCTATCTGCGGGATTGCCCTCAAGAACGACACAATCGAGGATAAGGTTCGAGGCTCCACCGGTCAGGCAAATCTTATGGCCATAATGGTTATCCCGGCGGTCTTTGATGATGATGTCCGTGTGTTCCTCGAAAATCGAGAATACCTTCTGGTCGGCCGATACGCTTTCGCCTTGAATAACCCGGCGATAGGTCTGGTCGTAGACCTGACGGGCCAAATTGTCAATGGGAATGAAAAGTGTACCAGAAGTGGGAAAATAAAAATGTACCACCCTGGAGCTCATTGATTCTCCGTCTTCCCATCCACGTCGGCCAACCCTGAGGAACCGACCGTGGCGAAATCGTTCTTTGAAAAACTGTGCCCGCGGAGCCGATAGCTGTGCCCCTTGATGTTGACCACCCGGCAGTGATGCAGCAGCCGGTCGAGGATCGCGGTGGCGATGACCTGCTCGCCGAACAACTCTTGCCAGTCCCCGAAGCTCTTGTTGGAGGTGATCAGCGTCGATGATCGCTCGTAGCGATAAGAGACGAACTGAAAGAACAGATACGCCTCCTTCGTGTCGATGGGCAGGTACCCGACTTCATCGACTACCACCAGGGCCGAAGTCAGATATGCCTTGTGCCGGGACTGGGGCTCTTTGAGTTTCCTCATCAGGGTGTCCATGGTGGTGAAGTAGACCTTGAACCCGTGATGGCAGGCCTTGATCGCCAGCGATATGGCCAGATGGGTTTTGCCAACGCCCGGCGGTCCCAGGAAAATCACGTTCTCCTGTTTGCCGATGAAATCCAGATCGAAAAGGGCCATCACCTCCTTTTTGTTCAGCTTGGGGTGAAAGGTAAAATCGTACTCTTCGATGGTCTTGGCCGATGGCAGCCCGGCGGTCTTCATGGCGGTCTGTACGCGCCGTTTTTCCTTGGCGGCGACTTCCTCTTCCAGCAGCTGATCCAGAAAAGACAGATAAGAGTCCTTGTCGGACTCGGCTTTGGCGACCACGGTTTCGAGCATCTCGGCGGCCTGGGTGAGCTTGAGCCGTTTGAGGTTGTCCTGGAGGCGGTCGGCGATCAGTTGATCCATGTGCCACCTCCTTTCGCGATCTGCTCATACACGGACAGCGGACGG
This window of the uncultured Desulfosarcina sp. genome carries:
- the istB gene encoding IS21-like element helper ATPase IstB; its protein translation is MDQLIADRLQDNLKRLKLTQAAEMLETVVAKAESDKDSYLSFLDQLLEEEVAAKEKRRVQTAMKTAGLPSAKTIEEYDFTFHPKLNKKEVMALFDLDFIGKQENVIFLGPPGVGKTHLAISLAIKACHHGFKVYFTTMDTLMRKLKEPQSRHKAYLTSALVVVDEVGYLPIDTKEAYLFFQFVSYRYERSSTLITSNKSFGDWQELFGEQVIATAILDRLLHHCRVVNIKGHSYRLRGHSFSKNDFATVGSSGLADVDGKTENQ